From Telopea speciosissima isolate NSW1024214 ecotype Mountain lineage unplaced genomic scaffold, Tspe_v1 Tspe_v1.0471, whole genome shotgun sequence, one genomic window encodes:
- the LOC122648107 gene encoding uncharacterized protein LOC122648107, translating into MNAPTKKHGVRKVILDNNAKLAILLETKVKTENCAAVFDSFISNWKYLHNGEVGSTARIWVGWDSAVLKVEEILKSDQFIHLKVTTLGSSLSYLCTAVYASNSVEERRVLWRDVTSFGSSISGPWIALGDFNIVRQQSLQKLLFCSPGLSDHSPAVISILDGVNFGPKPFRFFEAWIGREGFDEVVAKGWDSTVNMKLNPILRFAARLKNVKTELKKWNKDSIGDVFLAVKEASLDLAQIQISLAAHPNDLNLVSLETAAKKKLWAALNTEEKFLKEKSRVKNIQLGDGNNSFFHKSMVCRQNRNHILEVYNAENEVIKDPNLIKEEAISFYMNLFGANVEDVGFFPETVPLQHSLDLVQQNSLIGQVSNKEIREVVFSMKNSKAPGPDGFGAAFFKHAWEVVGEDLTLAVKWFFLKSSMPTSINATFISLIPKTDNTSSFTGYRPIALCNLFYKIITKVLSNRLQGVVGKVVSDNQSAFIKGRSIVDNILVCHDVVRGIEQKGTPPTAVLKIDLHKAYDSLSRKFLFEIMERMGFPSKFIRWVKACVDTPSFSILLNGSPTGYFRGKRGIRQGDPLSPYLFTIAMEGFSALMRKLEVEGQISLLPRCKSSHLTHLIFADDLMIFVKAVPDSILACLGALSDFHTYSGLRLNRAKSSIILGGLTQTARLQLLELTNFVDTKLPIRYLGVPLVPRKLSMADCSAILDLVRRRLDGGKLVSYPLRDGCSFLPLFLAAIYIGRASLHYLVVSSKSWNPCSQISFGRAPPWNERMDLVPKLGFCATVHYIWWERNQRLFENKVRTHDQIIEAIRLDVAIKCAALSHFLVHAQGTSSWR; encoded by the exons ATGAATGCCCCTACAAAGAAGCATGGGGTTAGGAAAGTGATTCTGGATAATAATGCAAAATTAGCTATTCTTCTTGAGACTAAGGTGAAAACAGAGAATTGTGCTGCTGTTTTTGActctttcatttcaaattggAAGTATCTCCATAATGGAGAAGTAGGTTCTACAGCTCGCATTTGGGTGGGATGGGATTCGGCTGTGCTTAAAGTGGAGGAGATTCTAAAATCTGACCAATTTATCCATTTGAAAGTAACCACTTTGGGATCCTCTCTCAGTTATTTGTGCACTGCTGTCTATGCTTCTAATTCGGTGGAGGAGAGGAGGGTGCTTTGGAGGGATGTTACTAGTTTTGGTTCTAGTATTTCAGGTCCTTGGATTGCTCTAGGGGACTTTAATATTGTTCGACAACAAA GTCTTCAGAAGCTACTTTTCTGCTCCCCAGGGCTTTCGGATCACTCTCCAGCTGTGATTTCAATTCTTGATGGGGTAAATTTTGGTCCTAAACCTTTCCGgttctttgaggcttggattggtaggGAGGGGTTTGATGAAGTGGTAGCTAAAGGGTGGGACAGCACGGTGAATATGAAGCTTAATCCTATACTTAGGTTTGCTGCCaggctcaaaaatgtcaagacagagctgaagaaatggaataaagatAGTATTGGGGATGTTTTTCTTGCAGTGAAGGAGGCTTCTTTGGACTTAGCTCAGATCCAAATCAGCCTTGCTGCCCATCCCAATGACCTCAATTTGGTTTCTTTAGAAACAGCAGCCAAGAAGAAGTTGTGGGCAGCCCTTAATACTGAAGAAAAGTTTCTTAAAGAGAAATCTAGAGTCAAGAACATTCAattgggggatggtaataatagcttTTTCCATAAGTCTATGGTGTGCAGGCAAAACAGGAATCACATTTTGGAGGTGTACAATGCCGAAAATGAGGTTATCAAGGATCCGAATCTGATTAAAGAGGAGGCAATTTCTTTTTACATGAATTTGTTTGGTGCTAATGTTGAAGATGTTGGGTTCTTCCCAGAGACTGTCCCTTTGCAACATAGTCTGGACCTTGTGCAGCAGAACAGTCTTATTGGGCAGGTATCTAACAAGGAGATTAGAGAGGTGGTTTTTTCCATGAAGAACTCAAAAGCTCCAGGACCGGATGGATTTGGGGCAGCCTTTTTTAAGCATGCTTGGGAGGTTGTTGGGGAGGATCTCACTTTGGCCGTTAAGTGGTTTTTTTTGAAGTCCAGTATGCCTACCTCTAtcaatgctacttttattagtcTTATCCCAAAGACTGATAATACTTCTTCGTTTACGGGTTATAGGCCTATTGCCCTTTGTAacctattttataaaattattacaaaagttttgTCTAATAGGTTACAAGGAGTTGTGGGGAAGGTGGTTAGTGACAACCAGTCTGCGTTTATCAAAGGCCGCTCCATTGTGGATAATATTCTAGTatgtcatgatgtggttaggGGTATAGAGCAGAAGGGGACTCCCCCTACGGCGGTGCTGAAAATTGACTTacataaagcttatgactctCTAAGTAGGAAGTTTCTTTTTGAGATCATGGAAAGGATGGGTTTTCCAAGCAAGTTTATTcggtgggtgaaggcttgtgttgatactcctagTTTCTCGATCCTTCTCAATGGGAGCCCAACAGGTTATTTTAGGGGCAAGAGGGGGATAAGACAGGGGGACCCGCTATCCCCTTATTTATTCACAATTGCTATGGAAGGGTTTTCGGCCTTAATGCGGAAGTTGGAAGTTGAGGGACAGATCAGCCTGCTTCCAAGGTGCAAAAGCTCCCATCTTACACACctgatctttgcagatgatttgatgatttttgtgaaggctgTCCCTGACTCTATTTTGGCTTGTTTGGGGGCTCTGTCTGATTTTCATACTTACTCTGGGTTGAGACTCAAtagagctaagtcctctattattttagggggccttacccaaacgGCCAGGCTGCAACtattggaattaacgaattttgtggacactAAGCTGCCCATTCGGTACCTTGGTGTTCCACTTGTACCTCGTAAACTTTCTATGGCAGATTGCTCCGCTATCTTGGATCTAGTGAGGCGAAGACTTGACGGTGGAAAGCTCGTTTCTTATCCTTTGCGGGACGGTTGCAGCTTCTTACCTCTGTTCTTGGCTGCTATATATATTGGTCGGGCATCTTTGCATTACCTGGTGGTGTCAAGCAAAAGCTGGAATCCATGTTCTCAAATTTCCTTTGGACGGGCCCCTCCTTGGAACGAAAG GATGGATTTGGTTCCCAAGTTGGGTTTTTGTGCTACTGTGCATtacatttggtgggagagaaaccAAAGGCTGTTTGAGAACAAGGTTAGAACCCATGATCAGATTATAGAGGCAATTCGTCTTGATGTGGCCATTAAGTGTGCTGCCCTTTCCCATTTTCTTGTCCATGCCCAAGGAACCAGTTCTTGGCGATAA